One Salvelinus namaycush isolate Seneca chromosome 29, SaNama_1.0, whole genome shotgun sequence genomic region harbors:
- the LOC120024082 gene encoding CCN family member 2-like, producing the protein MSAGMNMRLISFFCLTLSYLAVAQECSGQCSCPDVAPQCPPGVSLVPDACSCCRVCAKQMGEFCTERDVCDPHKGLFCEFGSPINRRIGVCTAKGGATCVIGGMMYRSGESFQSSCKYQCTCLDGAVGCVPLCSMDIRLPSPDCPMPHRVKVPGKCCEEWVCDAPQHTNSFVGSVLAAYREEETYGPDPSMMRENCLVQTTEWSACSKTCGLGISTRVTNDNRECRLEKQSRLCMVRPCESHMEQSIRKGKKCIRTPRVSKPMKFEISGCTTTKSFRPKFCGVCTDGRCCTPHRTTTLPMEFKCPDGQVMKKQMMFIKTCACHYNCPGENDIFESMYYKKMLGDMA; encoded by the exons ATGTCTGCTGGAATGAACATGAGACTGATTTCTTTCTTCTGCCTCACTCTCTCCTACCTG GCTGTGGCTCAGGAGTGCAGTGGGCAGTGTAGTTGCCCCGATGTGGCCCCCCAGTGCCCTCCTGGTGTGAGCCTGGTACCCGATGCCTGCAGCTGCTGCAGGGTGTGTGCCAAACAGATGGGCGAGTTCTGCACAGAGAGGGACGTGTGCGACCCCCACAAAGGACTCTTCTGTGAATTTGGCTCCCCCATCAACCGCCGCATAGGAGTCTGTACAG CTAAGGGTGGCGCCACCTGTGTGATCGGAGGGATGATGTACAGGAGTGGAGAGTCCTTCCAGAGCAGCTGTAAATACCAGTGCACGTGCCTGGACGGTGCCGTGGGCTGTGTGCCCCTGTGCAGCATGGACATCCGCCTGCCCAGCCCTGACTGCCCCATGCCCCACCGCGTCAAAGTGCCCGGGAAGTGCTGCGAGGAGTGGGTGTGCGATGCCCCCCAACACACAAACAGCTTTGTGGGCTCTGTTCTCGCTG CttacagagaggaggagacctACGGGCCTGACCCCTCCATGATGAGGGAGAACTGCCTGGTCCAGACCACTGAGTGGAGCGCCTGCTCTAAGACCTGCGGCCTGGGCATCTCTACCAGAGTCACCAATGACAACCGCGAGTGCCGCCTGGAGAAACAGTCCCGCCTATGTATGGTCAGGCCCTGCGAGTCCCACATGGAGCAAAGCATTAGG AAGGGAAAGAAATGCATCCGCACACCAAGAGTGTCCAAGCCCATGAAGTTTGAGATCTCTGGCTGCACCACCACCAAGTCCTTCCGCCCCAAGTTCTGCGGAGTGTGCACCGATGGTCGTTGCTGCACCCCCCACAGAACCACCACCCTGCCCATGGAGTTCAAGTGCCCCGACGGCCAGGTCATGAAGAAGCAGATGATGTTCATCAAGACCTGTGCGTGCCACTACAACTGCCCCGGCGAGAACGACATCTTCGAGTCCATGTACTACAAGAAGATGCTTGGAGACATGGCGTAA